Genomic DNA from Terriglobia bacterium:
CTGCTCGACGGCACGGCCAACCGGCAGACCGTGCTCACGATCAGCAGCCGCCCGGTTATGGAGGGCGCCCGGCAGATTACCGTTATTCCGGTGACGAGCGAGCAAGGGCTGCGCACGCGGGCGTGGGTGGAGTACAACCGCCGTCTCGTGGACAAGCTCTCCAATGGCCAGCTAGCCTATGTCTACCTGCCGAACACGGGACAGCCGGGGTACACGAGCTTCAATCGGTACTACTTCGCCCAGCAGGAAAAGAAGGGCGCGATCATCGACGAGCGCTACAATGGCGGCGGCCAGGCCGCCGACTACATTATCGACGTGTTGCAGCGCGACTTCGATGGCTACTTCAACAACGTTGCGGGCAATCGCTATCCATTCACCAGTCCGGCAGCGGGCATCTGGGGCCCGAAAGTGATGATCATTAACGAGATGGCCGGCTCGGGCGGTGACCTGATGCCGTACATGTTCAAGCTTCGGAAGATCGGCCTCCTCGTCGGCAAGCGTACCTGGGGCGGACTCGTGCACACGGCCGACACTCCGGCATTCATTGACGGAGGATCGATGATCGCACCCCGAGGCGGCTTCTTCTCGCGCGAGGGCAGGTGGGCTGTGGAAAACGAAGGCGTGGCTCCCGACGTCGACGTGGAGAACTTGCCGAAGGACGTGATCGCGGGACGCGATCCGCAGCTCGAGCGCGCGGTCCAGGAAACGCTGAGGATGCTCAAGGAGCACCCCGTGAATCGGCTCGCGAACGAACCGCCGCCGCCGACGACGGGGAAGCGCCGCGCTCCTTACTGATTGCAAATGCCGGATCCGCAGGTGGACACGGATAGATACAGAAAATCACCTCCCGTCATCCGTGTGCATCTGCGGTTTCATCTTGATCACTTACGATCAGGAACGGAGGATTCTTCGTTGCGACATCGAGTAGCGCGGAAGCAGCAAAACAGCAAGATGTGCCTGGTCTGCGGGCTGGGCAATCCCTATGGACTCAAAGCCTCATTCTATGAACTGGAGAACAACGAACTCGTGAGCATCTTCAAACCGGCGGAGGTCCACCAGAGCTATCCCGGCCGCCTACACGGCGGCATTGCAGCCGCCATCCTCGATGAAACGATCGGACGGGCGATCATGATGCAATATGATGAGATGGTCTGGGGTGTGACCCTCGAGTTCTCGGTCAGGTTCAAAAAGCCGATCCCGCTGAGTCAGGAACTGAAGGTCGTGGGGCGAATCACGAATGAAACGAGTCGTCTTTTTGAGGGAACCGGAGAGATTATCCTGTCCGATGGTGAGATTGCCGCGACCGGCAGCGGCAAATACATGAAGCTTCCCATCGACAAAATCGCGGATTTTGATGCGACGGAGCAGGAATGGAAGGTCACTGCTTTCGATCACGATCCGGCCACGATTGAGATTTAAAATCTGCAACTCGGAATGATCGGCCTCGGCCGAATGGGGGCAAACATGGTGCGTCGTCTGCTGCGCGGCGGGCAGCAGTGCATGGTCTTCGATACCAACCAGGACACAGTGCGACAGCTGGTGAAGGAAGGCGCAGTTGGTGCCGTATCGCTGGACGATCTCATCATGAAGCTCAATCCTCCGCGTGCGGTCTGGCTGATGGTCCCTGCAGCTGCAGTAGACAGAATGTTGCAGGACCTGACGGCGCGCATGGGGGAAGGCGACATCATCATTGACGGCGGAAACTCATACTACATCGACGATGTGCGGCGCGCCCGGGAACTCCAGGTGCGTGGTCTTCATTACGTGGACGTTGGGACCAGCGGCGGCATCTGGGGACTCGAGCGCGGGTATTGTCAAATGATCGGCGGCGCGCGCGCAGTTGTAGAGCATCTCGATCCCATCTTTAAGACACTGGCGCCGGGACGCGGAAATCTGGCGCGCACCACGGGACGCGAAGCGACAAGCGGCAGTGCCGAAGAAGGTTACCTTCACTGTGGACCGCCGGGTGCGGGTCATTTCGTAAAGATGGTCCACAACGGAATCGAGTACGGCCTCATGGCAGCCTATGCCGAGGGCATGAACATCCTGAGACACGCCAATGCCGGCAGGCAGAATCGGAATGTGGATGCCGAGACCACACCGCTGCGGCACCCCGAATACTATCAGTAACGCAGAGCAGCCACGAAACGTACGAATGACGGAAAGTCGGCCATCTTTGTGCCTTTTGTGGGTCTCGTGGCTGCTGCTTGGATTGTAGCTCCGGCCTGCGCTCTGCTGCGGTTGTTTTTTGGCTGCGCCTCTGCCGCGCTATGTTCTACGTGCCCGCCGTTCATCCCCCCTCTATCAGCGGCGGAATTGATACGCGAGTTTGAGAAAGAAACCGTCGCTGGTTCTCCGCAGATCGGTAATTCCGAATGTGCGATCGGTATCCAGCGAGCTGCCGTAACCGAAAAAGGCGACCGTTCCCGGGGTCGGTTCATATGAGACCAGCAGATCGAGGCGGAGGCCGTTGAATCTTTCCGGCGTGCTGGGCACGCCTTTCACGATCAGCGGGTCACCGGTCCGTGGGTCTTCCAGCGCCGCCTGACGCTGCGAGCGATACTCTCCGATCACACGGAAGAACAAGGATCTCCTGGGCTGATACTCGATCTTCACGCGCGGAATGATGGTGCGGGCGAACTCGCTCCCATCCCGGGCGCGTTTCAGGTAGGAGATTGTCCCTTGGGTTTCCACACGCACGGTATCCGTTGGCCTCAGATTGGCAATCAGGGAGGCGACCGTCTCGCGCCCATTGGCGGCTTCGTCGAAGATGGGGCTCTTGCCATGGCCGATCTCGAAACGGCCGCCGAACGTGCGAAACGTGGGCGTGCTCACTGAGAAATTCGCACCATAGGCGCCGCTCAGGATTTCAGGTGCCGCAAACGCTTCGACCGTCCCGCCGGAGCGCTGAACTTGATAGTCTGTGTACTTCGACGGGTCAAATCGCACGAACTGCCGCTGGAACTCGGCGTTCACGTCCCAGCCGCCCCGCAACTGGGCCTGGGAGCTGACAGATTCGTTGCCCTCGATCGAGGCCGTGCTCAGGAAGTCGCGATAATTCCAGATCCGCTGCGCGCCGAAGTGGGTGCTGAAGCTCTCCAGGACCGCACCGCGCTCGCCGTACCAGGTAAAACGGTTGAAAGCGTGCCCCTCAACTATGTTGTTACGTGGCACGTAGCCGGAGCGTGCCTCAAACGACTCGCCGATGCCATTGAGCTTGTAGTTGAAACCCCAGGCTCTCCCGGTGCGATCGAACTCCGCGCTCCAAAGCGGGGAACTGGTGTTCCCGCCGGCGAGGTCGCTCCAGGAACGGCCCAACTGGCCCTGCACGTAGTACAGCTTTTTGAAGGTAATGCGCGCGTCGGCTGCCACCACACGGTTGGAGTCGCCTGTGGCGATCCTGTCGGTGTAGGTCACGCCTGCAAGGGAATTGGCGCCCAGGTCGGCTCGCAAACGGGTGATGTTGAAAACCGCGTGGCCGCCTTCGGGGATGTCGTCCACCGCGTTAAGGTAGGCAATGCCAAAACGGCCGAACTTGCCTGTGAACTTGGCACCGGTGATCGGGTCCTCAACTTGCCTTGTGTAGACGAGCTGGTTCGGAGTGGAGAACAACTCGATCCCTTCGAGGAAGAAGGGACGTTTTTCCGGATAGAAGAGAGCAAAGCGCTGGTTGACGGTCACCTGTCCGGCATCGGACTCAACCTGGCTGAAGTCCGGATTTACCGTGGCGTCAATTGACATGTTCGTGAATCCAAGCCGCAGGTTGACGCCGGGATTCAGCTTGATCTTCTCCCGCTGGAAGTTCCCATCCGGTGTTCTGGCCCCGTCTTTCGTTGCGGTGATGAATGGCTGTGCCTCGGTCACAACGCCGCGTTTCAGATCATGCAGTCCTTCCATCGCACCCGATTGGCCCAGGAAACTGTTGCTGGCGCGACGCACGTCGGTCCAGGTGTCCACGTAGCCGGTGCGCTGCACCTTGCGCTGTATGTTGATTCCCCAGCGTTGCGGACCATTGCCCGGGTAGCGCAGGCTTTTGAAAGGGATGCGGATCTCGACAATGTAGCCCTGCTCGGTGATCATCCCGGCCGAGTCCCACTTGTAATCGGGGCTCTTGTCCAGGGTGCCGCCCTGGAAATTTCCGCCGCCCCAGGCACTGCCTGCATTGAAAGCGCCCTCAGTCTGCACGCCGTCTTCCTGTGCCCCCAAGGGATTGACACCGAAGAAAAACGCCCTGCGGCGATCGTTGAAGGTGTCGAGGAAGATAGTGACAGTATCCTCGTTCCCCAGGTTGTCGCGATCCGCCACCGTAGCGCGGATCGAGCCGGGATCGGAATCATGTGCGATGATGGCGAAATAGAGTGCCGAGGGGGTGTAGAAGACGAGCACCTCGGTCTGCTCTTCGGCAGGCCGGCCGTCCACGGGCTGGTACTGCGAAAAGCCGGCCAGCCTGGCCGCCTGAGTCCAGGCCGGCTCATCCAGACGACCGTCTATGGAAGGATCCGCCTCGATGCGCGGGATCGTAAACGTCGGGGCGCCACGCCCCTCCAAGGCCGCGGCGCTGGGGAGTTGTGGCAGCTGCAAGAGGCACAATAATAACGTAATCACGTCACTCTCCGATTAAGAAGGCCGTAATATAACCCAATCGGATCTGCAATGCGCGAGGAGATTTTAGTCGTATCTTAACTCCCCGTTTTCGCGTCGCGACTTAAAGTGGAAGCCGGGATATCAGGTTCTGTTCCCTGTCTTCAACGAGATCGGAGAGTTCGCGGAACATGTCCGCATTGATCTGCTCTGCGTAAGGTAGGATGAAGTCCCTGGTCTCCTTAAGGTACTTTTTCACGAACGCCTGCTCGTGGACGAATCCCAGCGAGATGATGTTGCTGATCCGGTCCGCGAGCTTCAGAATCTTGGCTTTGGGGCTGCCCGCCGTCATGAGTCGAGTCAAGTACTCCGCTTTGGGCTCCTTGACGCCATTAACAAGACGTATGGTTACTTCCATAACCAGTTGATACACCGCCGGTCCGTCCTCATCGATGCGAACAATGTCTTCCCGGCTGACTCCGGGCATGCCCAGGGCATCCTCGAATAGGTCGTGAATGAGGGACGCCTTGAGAAGCACAGGATCAATGAACTTGTAGTCCAGCAGGATTCCCATCGTGCTGATCTGGTGCCTGAACATGTTGCTGCCGGCCCGGCCGGGAACGCCGATCAGGGCCATGGCTCTGAAAATGTAGGGTGCCAGCGTCATGCTGCGCAGGCATTTCTCGAGGTCTTCCATCGTCGTCTTCATCCTGCGATAAAGGGATAGTGTAAGGGGAATCGCTCAATCATGGCGCAATGCTTGAATCCGGTCCAGCCTGCCTGCGCGCGTTGCCGGAACGCGATAGTGGTTTTTCAGATCCCGGGTCTCGAGAGCAATTGTCATGAAGCCACTATTCAATCACAGTAGGATTCGGCTACCAACAAAAAACCGGCCACGGAACAGGCTGATTCCACGAAGGGTTTTTTCGGGAAACCCGTGTGGTCCGCGGCTGAGTCCTTTGCCGGCAATGACTTCAGGCCTATGCTCCGGCCAGTTGGCGGATGGTGGTCAGCGTTGCGTCGAGTTCCACCTCGCTATTGTAGATGTGCGTCGACTGGCGGTTGCCGCGAATGCGGATTCCCTTAATCCACAAGGCGTCCTGCATGGTTGTTCCTGTCAGCCCATCGACCTGGTAGTTGGTGATTCCGGCACACATCGCCGGATGGAGGGGCGTGTTGATCTGCACCCTGGGAATCTTCTGCAGGCCGGCCCGCAGATAATCGCCCAACTCTTTGATTCGGCGCATAACCCGCTCGTGACCGATCCTGTTGTGGAAATCGATAGCGGCGTTCAGGCCCATCAGGAGCGAAAGGTTCCCGGTGCCGCGCTGCTGCAGCCGGTATCCTTCATCCTGGTGGTTGTCCCACTGGGAGCTGGCGAGCGTTGTCCAGATGTCCTTCGCCCGCTCCCCGCGGATGTAAAGGACACCGTTGCCGGCCGGGGCGCACAGCCATTTGTGCATGCTCGAATAATAGGCGTCGCAGCCGATGTCCTTGACGTCGACGGCGACGTGGCCCAGTGCCTGAGCGCCGTCGATGATCGTGAACATGCCTCGACCACGCGCTGCCGCGCACAGCTCTTTGACGGGGAGGACAGTGCCGAAAGAGGAAACGATGTGCGGCACGGCCAGGACCTTGGTCCTGCCGGTAAACGCGTTCAGGAATGAAATGACGATCTCCTCTGGATCACGGGGCGGCCTCGGCATAGGCACCTGGCGATACACCGCGCCGCAGCGCTTCGCCTTCACGTCCCAGCCATGCCGGCCGCCCGGGTGTTCCTGGTCCGTCCCGAGAATCTCGTCCCCCGGGTTCAGGTCCAGGCCATTGGCAACAATATCCATACCGGTGGTGGCATTTTCGATCAGGGAAATCTCTTCGGTTGAAGCGTTCATCAGCGCAGCCAGTTTGCCCCGAATGACCGGGAGCGGGCCGTAGCCGGAGATCCAATCGTCGCCTTTGTAGTCCCATTCGGCAATGTCAGCGGCCACTTTGCGCATGTGCTGGACAACCGTATCATAGACGACGGCGGGTTGAGCGCCCAGCGTGCCGGTGTTGAAGAACGCTTTGTTCGCGGGCACGAGGAACATCTTGCGGATCTTTTTCCAGAAGGCGGGGTCGCCATCCCTGGGAAAGTCGATAGTGAATGCCTTCGTTTTTTCATAGTCCCATTGTGCCAGCGCAGGGACGGCCGGCAAGGCCGTTGCCAGTGACAAAGACCTCAGAAAACCTCGCCGCGATACCATCGTAGCTTCTCCTTGTGAGATTGGGAATAAACGGGATCCGGGATGCTTTTATTTCACAAAACCGGGCGCCGTTCAATGTTTCTGAGCAGGTATGGGCTGAAAAGGGCCAAAACCTCTTCCCCCCATGCGGTGATGAGGCGGCGGCCTCGCTTCGAAGCACCTTCGGCGTGCCGGAAAACTGTGATATGTTCGCCGACAAGAGAATGTGCGGAGGACAATATGAAAAGGGCCGCGGGTTTTCTACTCGTCATCATTCTGCCGGCCGCTTTTTCTGTCACCGCCTGGGCGCTGGCAGCTGATTCGACCACCCCCCGGCTGAGCATTCCTTTCGACCAAGGGTGGAAGTTTCATCTCGGGGATGCTCCCGGAGCAGCGGAGCCCACCTTCGACGATCACAACTGGCGCGTGCTTGATCTCCCGCACGATTGGAGTATTGAACTCCCGTTCGACGCCAAGCTTGCGAGTGGGACGGGATTCCTCCCCGGGGGGATCGGGTGGTACCGGAAAGCTTTTCGTTTGCCCCCGTCCGCTGTTCCCAGACGCGTAGGCATTCTATTTGACGGCGTCTATGCGAACAGTGAGGTGTGGATCAACGGCCATTATCTCGGCAAGCGGCCCTATGGGTACGTCAGCTTTCAATACGACCTCACGCCCTACCTCTCTTCGGGCTCGAAACAGGATGTTCTCGCGGTCAGAGTCGACCATTCCAGGTATGCCGATTCACGGTGGTATACCGGTTCCGGGATCTATCGCCATGTCTGGATGACCGCGACAGGCGCTGTTCATGTCGCTCCCCGGGGAACCTTCATTACCGCTCCGGAGATTTCACGGCAATCGGCCGTTGTTGCCATCAAAACACGTGTCAGCAACGACGGTATTCAAGCCCGTGAGGTTGTGCTCCGGTCAACGATCAAAGACAGCGCGGGCAAGACGGTTGCAGCAACCGAGACTGCCCGGACGATCAAGGCCGGTGAAGAATTCTGTTTTGAGCAAGGCGCCAGGTTTGCCAATCCAATGCTATGGTCCCCCGAAACCCCGCACCTTTACTACCTCGTGAGCGGTCTCAAAGTGGACCGCACCGTCGTCGACGAGTACGAAACACCGTTCGGTGTCCGAACCATTTTCTTTGACCCGTCCCGGGGTTTCTTGCTCAATGGGGTGAAAACCGTGATCAAGGGGGTGTGTCTCCACCACGATGCCGGGTCTCTGGGCGCGGCGGTTCCGGACCGGGTTCTCGAAAGAAGGTTGCAGCTGCTCAAGGAACTGGGATGCAACGCCATCCGGACCAGCCACAATCCGCCGGCGCCGGAATTGCTCGACATGTGCGACCGCATGGGTTTTCTTGTTATGGACGAGGCGTTCGACGAATGGGCCAGGCCCAAGAAAAAATGGATCGAGGGCTGGAATGCGGGAACCCCCGGTTTTCAAGGATATGCCGAGTATTTCAACGAGTGGGCCGTCAAAGACATCCAGAGCATGGTGGATCGCGACAAAAACCATCCGTGTGTCATACTCTGGAGCATCGGCAACGAAATCGACTACGACAAAGATCCTTACTTCGACCCGCAGTCCAAGGGTTACACGCCCGACAAACCTTCCGCCGCTGATCTGCCGGCGATAGCCGCGAAGCTGATCGAAGCCGTCAAAGCGATCGATCCGTCCCGTCCCACCACCGCGGCGCTCGCCAACATCATGGTCTCAAATCGTCTCGGCCTGCCGGACCTCCTTGATGTCGTCGGCTACAACTATCTGGAGAAGTTTTACAGTCAGGATCACACACGATATCCGGCAAGGAAGATGGTTGGGAGCGAAAACTCGCATGCGTACAGCGCCTGGAAAGTGGTTGAAGATCTGGGCTTCGTCAGCGGCCAATTTTTGTGGACCGGCTTCGACTACCTCGGTGAGGCGCGGCAGTGGCCTGCGCGCAGCTCCGGTTCCGGAGTCCTGGATGAATGCGGTTTCAAAAAGCCTGCGTTTTATTTCAGGCAAAGCCTCTGGGCGGAAAAACCCATGGTTTACATTGCGGTGAGGACCCCTGCGGCCGGCCCTGCTGATGCGCGCACGACGAGGTCGGAGGTTGTTGGCGGCTGGAACTGGCCGGTGAAAGATGGCGATCCTGTGGCGGTAGTTGCCTATACCAACTGTGAGCAGGTCGAGTTGTTGCTGAATGGAAAATCTCAGGGAGAAAAATCCCTCTCCTCGGCCCAAGATCATGTATTGTCGTGGGAAGTACTCTATGCGGCTGGGACACTCAAGGCCATTGGCAAAAACCGGGGAGCAGCGGTCTGTTCATGGGAACTAAGAGCAGCCGGCAAGACGGAACGCATAAAGATGAACCCCGATGCGTCTACGATCATCGCCGACGGGCGCGATGTGTCGCATGTGGAAGTGGTGCTGGTCGACGGTGCAGGAAACCCTGTGTTTTCTGCCGACGACGCGATCAGTTTCAAAATCGCCGGCAAGGGCCGCATCATCGGCGTGGACAGTGGGGATATTCGCAGCCATGAAAGCTTCAAGGCGCCGTCGCGGAAAGCCTATCAAGGGAGGTGTCTCGTCATCATCCAGTCCACTGCGGAACCGGGGACGATTCAATTGAAGGCCACCGCACCCGGACTGGCCGAAGATAGGATCACGATCTCCGCCACAGCACCCAAGCGGCGCTGACGTATACCGAAAGGAAGACTCGCATCAGTATTACAACGGTCTCGTTGACTTTCATGATTACCGGAAGCAACAAGCCGAGTGGCTGAAAGCGGATCTGGCCGGGGATCCCTCCCGCAACGCGAAGTTCAGGATCGTGATCTCCCATATTCCGCCGCGAGGTGCGAAAGGATTCGCCATACAGGACGTGTGCGAGAACTTCGAACCCTTGATCAACCAGGCAGGTGTCGATCTCTGGCTCTCCGGCCACACCCACAGGTTTCAGCGCGTGGATGGCGCCCCAGGACAAAACACATATCCGCTGATCATCGGATCGACCGATACCATCACCCGTGTGGATGTTTCCGTGGCCGGCTTAAGCGTCACAATCGTGAGGCTCAGCGGGGAAGTGTTACTTCCGCCGCTGCAGCTTGAGCGCAGACGGAGCCAGCGCCAGCCCGCCGAGTGAGGTCACGCGCAGTTCGGGCGGCAACATTTTGCCCACTGCCAACACGGCGTCGATGGTCTCATCAAGCGGGATGGGGTTTGCATAGCCGCCCATGACAAGGTCCGCACAGACGAAAGCACTGGATGCGGCCACCGCGTTGCGCGTGTGGCAGGGGATTTCGACCGTGCCTTGCACGAGATCACACACCGACCCCATCGTGTTCTGAAATGAAACAGCCGCTGCATCCACGGCCTGCCTGGGCGTGCCTCCTCCGGCTTCGACCACGGCTGCGGCGGCCATGGCTCCGGCTGCACCAATCTCGACCTGGCAACCGGCGATCTCCGCGGCGAAGGTAGCCCGCGTGCCCACGATCACCCCGACCGCACCCGCAGCCAGTGCGGCAAGTGTCGCCTGCTCCCGATCGAGACCGCGTTCCTCGATGAGCGTCGTCAGGACGCCGGGCAATACTCCCGCCGATCCACCGGTGGGCGCGGCGCAGACCACCCCCATGCCGCTGTTGATATGCATGGCGGCCAGAGCGCGAATTGCAGCCCGCGTATGCAGTCCCCCGATGGCCAGCTTCCCTTCGGCATCGGCACGGAAGATGCGGCTGGCTGTGGGCATCAGGAGCTGCATGTCCGGGATGCGCTCGCAGAGGCCCTGGCTGACGGCTGCGCGCATCACGTCGACGCGACGCGCCATTTCTGCGCATACGTCTGGATCGCCGATGCCGAGCAGTGCCGCTTCATGCGCAAGCGCAAGATGTCCGAGGGAGCAGCCGCGTTCCTCTGCGCGCGCCACCATCTCGTCGGCACTCTGAAACAGCGGCAGCCCCTGCTTGATATATGCCAGCGGTGGCGCTTCCCGCATCCACACGACGCCATCCGCGGTGGCGAGGGTCGCCCTCAGCTCGCGGCCTAAAGGCTGCCGTCGTCTTGCATGCAGGAGGATCCGGCCGGATCGTAACTGGCAAGACGGCTCGGCGAGCAGATTTCCATCTCCGGCGAGGAGTGCACGCACGCGCGCCTCCGCCGCGCCGCTCAGCTCGAAGAGCACCTCGTGAGTCTGCCCTGTCACCAGCACTGGCCATCCGTCGATTCGTGTGATCTCGACTGCGCCCCCACCGACGGAACGGGCCCGCACATCGAGAGTCTGTCCATCGGATGCGCGCAACTGGATATCGGCTGTGTTCGGGTGATCGGGATCCGGGAGGGGGCAGACTTCGAAGATCAGTTTGATGCCGCGAGAGGCGACCGCGTCGAGCGCCTGGTAGAAGCGCGGATCCGTCAGCGGCAGATCCAGGAGGCCCATCGCAAAACCGCGGTCGACTCCCTGCTGGCTGTAGACTTTCCCGTAGGACCCGCCGGGATCAAACGCGACCCTCGCCCGGATCGGCGGCGCCCCGAGCAGCGCGGCCACCAGCCGCCCGATGTGATAGGAGGCGGCCGTGTGCGAGCTCGACGGCCCCCGCATCACCGGGCCGAGCACATCGTTGAGAATGCTGATGCCGCCTGCCTGCATGGCCTGAGGCTAGTATGGACACCCATTGATTGCAAGGCGGAATTGGCGCCGATCTAGGAAGTCGTTTTTGCAGCCACGAAATACACCAAACCGGTTTCGTGCGTGTCGAGGTTGCAGCGTTGGCAGCGGCCTTATCTTTGGCGGATCGTGACGGGCGTCAGTCACCGAAACAGGTGCCGACGGCGCGGGCTGCGCGCAACAGGGGAAGGTCGAGGGGCACGAG
This window encodes:
- a CDS encoding PaaI family thioesterase, whose amino-acid sequence is MRHRVARKQQNSKMCLVCGLGNPYGLKASFYELENNELVSIFKPAEVHQSYPGRLHGGIAAAILDETIGRAIMMQYDEMVWGVTLEFSVRFKKPIPLSQELKVVGRITNETSRLFEGTGEIILSDGEIAATGSGKYMKLPIDKIADFDATEQEWKVTAFDHDPATIEI
- a CDS encoding NADP-dependent phosphogluconate dehydrogenase, producing MQLGMIGLGRMGANMVRRLLRGGQQCMVFDTNQDTVRQLVKEGAVGAVSLDDLIMKLNPPRAVWLMVPAAAVDRMLQDLTARMGEGDIIIDGGNSYYIDDVRRARELQVRGLHYVDVGTSGGIWGLERGYCQMIGGARAVVEHLDPIFKTLAPGRGNLARTTGREATSGSAEEGYLHCGPPGAGHFVKMVHNGIEYGLMAAYAEGMNILRHANAGRQNRNVDAETTPLRHPEYYQ
- a CDS encoding carbohydrate binding family 9 domain-containing protein; the protein is MITLLLCLLQLPQLPSAAALEGRGAPTFTIPRIEADPSIDGRLDEPAWTQAARLAGFSQYQPVDGRPAEEQTEVLVFYTPSALYFAIIAHDSDPGSIRATVADRDNLGNEDTVTIFLDTFNDRRRAFFFGVNPLGAQEDGVQTEGAFNAGSAWGGGNFQGGTLDKSPDYKWDSAGMITEQGYIVEIRIPFKSLRYPGNGPQRWGINIQRKVQRTGYVDTWTDVRRASNSFLGQSGAMEGLHDLKRGVVTEAQPFITATKDGARTPDGNFQREKIKLNPGVNLRLGFTNMSIDATVNPDFSQVESDAGQVTVNQRFALFYPEKRPFFLEGIELFSTPNQLVYTRQVEDPITGAKFTGKFGRFGIAYLNAVDDIPEGGHAVFNITRLRADLGANSLAGVTYTDRIATGDSNRVVAADARITFKKLYYVQGQLGRSWSDLAGGNTSSPLWSAEFDRTGRAWGFNYKLNGIGESFEARSGYVPRNNIVEGHAFNRFTWYGERGAVLESFSTHFGAQRIWNYRDFLSTASIEGNESVSSQAQLRGGWDVNAEFQRQFVRFDPSKYTDYQVQRSGGTVEAFAAPEILSGAYGANFSVSTPTFRTFGGRFEIGHGKSPIFDEAANGRETVASLIANLRPTDTVRVETQGTISYLKRARDGSEFARTIIPRVKIEYQPRRSLFFRVIGEYRSQRQAALEDPRTGDPLIVKGVPSTPERFNGLRLDLLVSYEPTPGTVAFFGYGSSLDTDRTFGITDLRRTSDGFFLKLAYQFRR
- a CDS encoding aminotransferase class V-fold PLP-dependent enzyme is translated as MVSRRGFLRSLSLATALPAVPALAQWDYEKTKAFTIDFPRDGDPAFWKKIRKMFLVPANKAFFNTGTLGAQPAVVYDTVVQHMRKVAADIAEWDYKGDDWISGYGPLPVIRGKLAALMNASTEEISLIENATTGMDIVANGLDLNPGDEILGTDQEHPGGRHGWDVKAKRCGAVYRQVPMPRPPRDPEEIVISFLNAFTGRTKVLAVPHIVSSFGTVLPVKELCAAARGRGMFTIIDGAQALGHVAVDVKDIGCDAYYSSMHKWLCAPAGNGVLYIRGERAKDIWTTLASSQWDNHQDEGYRLQQRGTGNLSLLMGLNAAIDFHNRIGHERVMRRIKELGDYLRAGLQKIPRVQINTPLHPAMCAGITNYQVDGLTGTTMQDALWIKGIRIRGNRQSTHIYNSEVELDATLTTIRQLAGA
- a CDS encoding DUF4982 domain-containing protein, with protein sequence MKRAAGFLLVIILPAAFSVTAWALAADSTTPRLSIPFDQGWKFHLGDAPGAAEPTFDDHNWRVLDLPHDWSIELPFDAKLASGTGFLPGGIGWYRKAFRLPPSAVPRRVGILFDGVYANSEVWINGHYLGKRPYGYVSFQYDLTPYLSSGSKQDVLAVRVDHSRYADSRWYTGSGIYRHVWMTATGAVHVAPRGTFITAPEISRQSAVVAIKTRVSNDGIQAREVVLRSTIKDSAGKTVAATETARTIKAGEEFCFEQGARFANPMLWSPETPHLYYLVSGLKVDRTVVDEYETPFGVRTIFFDPSRGFLLNGVKTVIKGVCLHHDAGSLGAAVPDRVLERRLQLLKELGCNAIRTSHNPPAPELLDMCDRMGFLVMDEAFDEWARPKKKWIEGWNAGTPGFQGYAEYFNEWAVKDIQSMVDRDKNHPCVILWSIGNEIDYDKDPYFDPQSKGYTPDKPSAADLPAIAAKLIEAVKAIDPSRPTTAALANIMVSNRLGLPDLLDVVGYNYLEKFYSQDHTRYPARKMVGSENSHAYSAWKVVEDLGFVSGQFLWTGFDYLGEARQWPARSSGSGVLDECGFKKPAFYFRQSLWAEKPMVYIAVRTPAAGPADARTTRSEVVGGWNWPVKDGDPVAVVAYTNCEQVELLLNGKSQGEKSLSSAQDHVLSWEVLYAAGTLKAIGKNRGAAVCSWELRAAGKTERIKMNPDASTIIADGRDVSHVEVVLVDGAGNPVFSADDAISFKIAGKGRIIGVDSGDIRSHESFKAPSRKAYQGRCLVIIQSTAEPGTIQLKATAPGLAEDRITISATAPKRR
- a CDS encoding metallophosphoesterase; protein product: MGSRSPPQHPSGADVYRKEDSHQYYNGLVDFHDYRKQQAEWLKADLAGDPSRNAKFRIVISHIPPRGAKGFAIQDVCENFEPLINQAGVDLWLSGHTHRFQRVDGAPGQNTYPLIIGSTDTITRVDVSVAGLSVTIVRLSGEVLLPPLQLERRRSQRQPAE
- a CDS encoding L-serine ammonia-lyase, iron-sulfur-dependent, subunit alpha; protein product: MQAGGISILNDVLGPVMRGPSSSHTAASYHIGRLVAALLGAPPIRARVAFDPGGSYGKVYSQQGVDRGFAMGLLDLPLTDPRFYQALDAVASRGIKLIFEVCPLPDPDHPNTADIQLRASDGQTLDVRARSVGGGAVEITRIDGWPVLVTGQTHEVLFELSGAAEARVRALLAGDGNLLAEPSCQLRSGRILLHARRRQPLGRELRATLATADGVVWMREAPPLAYIKQGLPLFQSADEMVARAEERGCSLGHLALAHEAALLGIGDPDVCAEMARRVDVMRAAVSQGLCERIPDMQLLMPTASRIFRADAEGKLAIGGLHTRAAIRALAAMHINSGMGVVCAAPTGGSAGVLPGVLTTLIEERGLDREQATLAALAAGAVGVIVGTRATFAAEIAGCQVEIGAAGAMAAAAVVEAGGGTPRQAVDAAAVSFQNTMGSVCDLVQGTVEIPCHTRNAVAASSAFVCADLVMGGYANPIPLDETIDAVLAVGKMLPPELRVTSLGGLALAPSALKLQRRK